The genomic DNA CGGCGTGGATGGAATTCCTCCCGGACTCGCAGGGGTGGACATCGGACCGGGATCGATCGAGGAAATCGTGGAAGCGCTCTCGGCGGCGCGGACGGTGTTCTGGAACGGTCCCATGGGAGTTTTCGAGGTTCCGGCGTACGCGCGGGGAACGCTCCGCGTCGCGAAAGGGGTGGCCGAGGCGACGGGACGCGGCGCCTTCACGGTGGTCGGGGGGGGCGACTCCCTCGCGGCGATCCACCAGGCCGGAGTGGAACATCAGATCAGCCACTGCTCGACCGGCGGGGGGGCTTCGCTCGAGTTCCTCGAAGGGCGCGTGCTTCCCGGCGTCGCCGCGCTCGAGGCGACCTCAGAGGCTGCACCATGAGCAGGATCCTTGCCGGCAACTGGAAGATGAACCTCACCCTCGCGGAAGCCCGCTCCCTCCTGCGCGCGATCGGAGATCGCGCCGCCGCGGTGCCCTCGCTCACCGTGGTCGTCTTTCCTCCCCCGACGGCGCTCGCCACGCTCGCGGGGGAGCGGCGTCCCACCGATCCCAAGCTCGGCATCCAGAACTGCCATACGGAACCCAAGGGGGCGTTCACCGGCGAGATCTCGCCCGAGATGGCGAAGGACTCGGGCGCCGAGTTCGCGCTCGTCGGCCACTCCGAACGGAGGCGGTTGTTCTGCGAGAATGACCAGATCGTACAGGCCAAGCTGAAGGCCGTCTGGCGCGCCGGGCTGAAGCCTGTGCTTTGTGTCGGTGAAACGCTCGCGGAGCGCGAGCGGAGGGAGACGCGCGACGTCTTGAAGCGCCAGCTCACGCGGGCCCTCGACGGCGCGCCGGCGAGGGCGCCGCTGTGGGTTGCGTACGAGCCGGTCTGGGCGATCGGAACCGGGGTGGTCGCGACCGAGGACGAGGTGGCGGAGGCGCACGCGTGGGTGCTCGAGGAGTTGGGCCGGATGGGGAGGGGGAGCGCCGCGGGACATCCCCCCGTGCTCTACGGCGGCAGCGTCGATCCGAAGAACGCCGCCGCGCTGGCCGCAATCCCCGAGGTGGACGGGTTCCTGGTCGGCGGGGCATCGCTCCGGGCCGAATCGTTTCTCGGTATCGGTGAGGCGCTGCTCAAGGCGGAACGCCGCCCATCCGCGGTGGATTGACCGCCGCGCGAGGCGCATGCTACGCTGAGCGTCTGCTGGCACAAAGGTCGAAGAACGGAGGCGTTCCGGATGTCCGGGTTTGTCGTTGGATTCATAGCCACGATTCACATCGTGGTCTGCTTGGCCCTGATGGCTTCCATTCTGCTCCAATCGGGCAAGGGAGGCGGGCTTGCCGGTGCCTTTGGCGCGGGGTCCAGCCAGACGCTCTTCGGGGGTCGCGGCGCGGCCACATTCTTGAGCCGGGCCACGACCACCCTGGCGGTGATTTTCTTTCTCACATCATTGACGCTGGGCATTCAAGCATCCCGGTCCGCGGGCGGGGGACGGAGCCTGATCCAAGAGGAAGCACGGAGACGGGGCCAGCAACGCGCTGCGACGGAGGGGGCGGGCGCTCCCACAGCGGGCGCTCCCACGCCCGGCGGCCCCGCGGCTCCGGCGACAGGGGCTCCGGTCACCGGCACGGGCGCCTCGAATCCCTCGCCGACCCCCGAGGCGCCGCCTGCTCCAACCCCAGGGGCTCCTGCCGGGGGAGGAGCGCCGGCTGCCGGCGGTCCGTGATCCGATTCAGCCCGGGTGGTGGAACTTGGTAGACACGTACGTTTGAGGGGCGTATGGGTAACCCCGTGCGAGTTCAAATCTCGCCCCGGGCACATCGTGGGTCCCCTTCCCGCTCGGGGGGGGACCCGAAGTTTTTCAGCGGTACTCCCCGCCGGGCCGGTCGGGTGTCGGCTCTGGAATGAGTCCGACGAGCCGAATGCAGTAGCGATCCTCGGCGCGAACCTCGTTTTTCGCGCCGCAGTGCTGGCACCGCACGTACGAACGCCGAGGGTCTTCCCTCAAATGAAAAATCTGGACGGGTCCGAAGAGCTTCGCGCAGCGAAGGCATTCGACCGCCGGATTGCTGACCTCCATCTCGGGCATGTTCGATTCACCTCCCCGTGCGCGCTTCGCGCGGAGCCCTTCCGCGCTTCGAGTCTGCTGGGCGCCATTGTAAAGAGGGCGCGCGCGGCCGTCCAGGGCTCGCTCGGTCCCCGCGCCGAGGCGACGGCCGAGCATCTCCACCTCCGGGTCCGCCGTTGAGCGCGCGTCCGATCCTCGTGACCGGAGGAGCCGGGTACATCGGCTCGGTGCTCGTGCGGATGCTTCTCCAGGCGGGCCGGCCGGTGCGCGTCCTCGACCGCATGCTGCACGGCGGCCACGGTCTCGAGGACCTCGCCCACGATCCCAACCTCACCGTGCTGGTCCGCGACCTTCGCGACCCTCGGGTTCACGAGCAGGGGTTGGAGGAGGTGAAGACCGTGGTGCACCTCGCGGCGATCGAGGGTGGCAAAGCCTGCGCCTTGGACGAGGACCTCGCCGTGCAGACCAATTGGAGCGCCACCGTCGCATTCGCCAGGCGGGCGCGGGCCCTCGGCGTCCATCGCTTTGTCTTCGCTTCGACGTGCTGCGTCTACGGCGAAGGTCGCGACGAGATGCTCACCGAGGAATCCCCCGCAAAGCCGCGGTCCCTCTACGCGGAGACGCGGTGGCACGCGGAGCAGGGGATTCTCGAGCTGACGGACGATTCGGAGTTCGAGCCCGTCATCCTCCGCTTCAGCACGGTCTACGGACTGTCCCCACGCATGCGGTTCGATCTCGCGGTGAACTTCCTCGCTCAGCAAGCCGTGCGCGAAGGGGAGGTCCAAATCTTCGGCGGCTCCCAGTGGCGACCCTTCGCGCATGTGGCGGATATCGCTCGCGGGATCATCATGGCGATCGAGGAACCGCTGCCCCCGGACGGGCCGCCGATCCTGAATCTCGGAGACAATCTCGAGAACTACCAGCTCCGCGACCTGAAGGAGGAGCTCGAGGCACACGTGCCGGGGGTGCGGGTGACGATCCAGCCCGAGAAGGAAGACCGGTGTACCTACCGGGTACGATTCGACAGGATCGAGCGGGAGTGGGGATTCCGGGCGCGTCGGCGCGTCGGCGACGGGATCGAGGAGGTCGCGCGCGCGGTACGCTCGGGCGTGATCGCCGATCCGAGAGAGCGCCGATACTACAACGCGTGACCGGGAATCTGGTTGCGTGCCGGAGGATCGATCCGGTAGCGTGGAAGCGCCTCGCTCTCACCGTAACCCTACGGAGAGTCTCATGCCGCGGCTGGAAATGACGTTGCAAGAGCTCAAGGAGCGCGCCCTCTTCGTGCGGCGCGACATCATCGCGCTCCTGGCTCGCTCCCAATCCGGACACAGCGGCGGGCCGCTCTCGTCCGCCGATTTCGGAACCGTTCTATTCTTCCACGAAATGAACGTGAATCCGGGCCGGCTCGATGATCCATCGCGGGACATGTGGCATTTCTCGATCGGGCATATCACGCCGGTGATCTACTCGCTCATGGGGGAGCGCGGATATTTCCCGCTCGTCGACCTTCTCCAATTCCGCCAGTTCAAAGGACACCTTCAGGGTCATCCCAGCAAACACGACACACCGGGGATCGAGGTCTCCTCGGGCTCGCTGGGGCAGGGACTGTCCGTGGCGAGCGGCATGGCGCTGGGCTCCCGAATGGATGGGATCGATCGGCGCGTCTATTGCGTGATGGGGGACGGGGAACAACAGGAGGGGCAGATCTGGGAAGCCGCGATGTTCGCGGCCCACTACAAGCTCGACAACATCTGCGGCATTATCGACTACAACCGGAAGCAGATCGACGGCGACGTTCAGGATGTGATGGGAATCGCGCCGCTCGCGGACAAATGGCGCGGATTCAACTGGAACGTCATCGAAGTGGACGGCCATGACGTGGCGGCGCTCGTTCAGGGGTTCGAGATCGCCCGCGCGACCAAAGGGAAGCCCTCCCTCATCCTCGCCCACACCGTGATGGGAAAGGGCGTGTCGTTCATGGAGGATGACTACAAGTGGCACGGCGTTCCGCCGAATCGCGAGCAGGCGGACCAGGCCCTGCGAGAGATGGGGACGAGCCTTGATGCATGGACGGCGCGGCTGGAACGCTGCACGAAGCCCGAAGTGGCTCCAGGACCGGGGCCGGGCGTATGACCGGCGTGACCCCGGCCGCTCCACAGGCGCCCGCCTCCGTTCCATCGCTCGGCAAGCCCGAGATGAAGCGGACCCGGGAGGGGTTCGGCCACGGCCTCCTCGACTTGGGGCAGAGACGTCAGGACGTGGTCGTGCTCGTCGGCGATCTGTCCGGCTCGACGAATGTCTCGTTTTTCGCGGAGAAATTCCCAGACCGCTTCATTCAAGTCGGGGTCGCGGAGCAGAACATGATGTGCGTCGCGGCGGGGCTCGCCGCGGCGGGAAAGATTCCGTTCCTCGCCACGTACGGCGCCTTCGCCTCCTGCCGGAGCGCGGACCAGATGCGCGTGACGGTCGCCTATACGGATCTTCCGGTAAAAATCGGCGGCGCGCACGGGGGCATCAGCGTCGGGCCGGATGGGGCGACGCACCAGGCCATGGAGGAGATCGCGATCGTCCGCTCGATTCCCAACATGAAGATGATCGTGCCGTGTGATTACTGGGAGACGCGCAAAGCGACCGTGGCCGCCGCGGACGATCCGCACCCCAACTACATCCGATTTGGCCGCGAGCCCGTTCCGGTCGTGACCGGGCCCGAAACGCCGTTCGTGATCGGAAAAGCGAATTTGGTGCGCGATGGCGGCGATCTCGCGATCATCGCCTGCGGGGTCATGGTCTACGAGGCGCTCGTGGCCGCCCAGGAGCTCGAAGCGCGCGGCGTGCGCGCCCGCGTGCTGAACATGCACACCATCAAGCCAATCGACGCCGAAGCGGTCGTCCGTGCCGCGCGGGAATGTGGCGCGATCGTGACCGCGGAGGAGCACCAGGTGCATGGAGGCCTGGGCGGTGCCGTTGCGGAGGCGGTCGTGCAATCGCACCCGGTCCCGATGGAGCTCGTTGCCGTCCACGATCGCTTCGGTCGATCGGGAAAGCAGGAAGAGCTGATGGCCGCGTTCGGCATCAAGGCGCCGGACGTGGTGCGCGCCGCCGAACGGGCGCTCGCCCGCAAGCGCGCGCGGTAATGCTCGGGGAGCGGCGGCTCTGTCCGGGGCCGCTCATCGCCCGCGCGGGCTGCTTCCTCGTTTCCGTCGCGGTCGCGTTTCCAGCCGCGGCGGCCGGTCCGTTCGCGGTCGCCGGTCCGCTCTCGGCTGCCGGTCCGGTCCCCGCGGGGTCCTCCCCTGGATACGCGGGCGAACGCTCCTCGGTGTCCGCCCCCGCCGCATTCGCGATCCTCGCCTTGGACTCGTTGAGACAGGAATGGGGAGCCGCCGTGGTGTCGCGCTGGATCTCGGTCGGCGCGCGGTCCCTCAGCGCGCGCGCCGGCGCGGGCGTGTGGGTGGGGCTCGAGCTTCCCGATCCGCGCCGCGCGGCGCTCGCACTCGAGCGGATGGCGGGCGGTCTCACGGCGCGGGCGGCCCTCGATAGCCTCCTGGCCGGCGACGCCAGGCGGGGAGAGCGCCAGGCCGCGCTCCTGGATCGCTCCGGAGGCGCGGCCGCGTTCACCGGAGATCTCTGCCCCGCCTGGGCGGGGGAGCGGACGGGCCGCGGCTACGTGTGCCAGGGGGTGGGACTGCGCGACGGCGGCGCGCTCATGACCATGGGACGCGCTTTCGAAACCGCGGGCGGGACGCTCGGCGAGCGGCTCCTCGCGGCCGTC from Candidatus Eisenbacteria bacterium includes the following:
- a CDS encoding triose-phosphate isomerase, coding for MSRILAGNWKMNLTLAEARSLLRAIGDRAAAVPSLTVVVFPPPTALATLAGERRPTDPKLGIQNCHTEPKGAFTGEISPEMAKDSGAEFALVGHSERRRLFCENDQIVQAKLKAVWRAGLKPVLCVGETLAERERRETRDVLKRQLTRALDGAPARAPLWVAYEPVWAIGTGVVATEDEVAEAHAWVLEELGRMGRGSAAGHPPVLYGGSVDPKNAAALAAIPEVDGFLVGGASLRAESFLGIGEALLKAERRPSAVD
- a CDS encoding SDR family oxidoreductase, whose amino-acid sequence is MHLPVRASRGALPRFESAGRHCKEGARGRPGLARSPRRGDGRASPPPGPPLSARPILVTGGAGYIGSVLVRMLLQAGRPVRVLDRMLHGGHGLEDLAHDPNLTVLVRDLRDPRVHEQGLEEVKTVVHLAAIEGGKACALDEDLAVQTNWSATVAFARRARALGVHRFVFASTCCVYGEGRDEMLTEESPAKPRSLYAETRWHAEQGILELTDDSEFEPVILRFSTVYGLSPRMRFDLAVNFLAQQAVREGEVQIFGGSQWRPFAHVADIARGIIMAIEEPLPPDGPPILNLGDNLENYQLRDLKEELEAHVPGVRVTIQPEKEDRCTYRVRFDRIEREWGFRARRRVGDGIEEVARAVRSGVIADPRERRYYNA
- a CDS encoding transketolase, whose product is MTLQELKERALFVRRDIIALLARSQSGHSGGPLSSADFGTVLFFHEMNVNPGRLDDPSRDMWHFSIGHITPVIYSLMGERGYFPLVDLLQFRQFKGHLQGHPSKHDTPGIEVSSGSLGQGLSVASGMALGSRMDGIDRRVYCVMGDGEQQEGQIWEAAMFAAHYKLDNICGIIDYNRKQIDGDVQDVMGIAPLADKWRGFNWNVIEVDGHDVAALVQGFEIARATKGKPSLILAHTVMGKGVSFMEDDYKWHGVPPNREQADQALREMGTSLDAWTARLERCTKPEVAPGPGPGV
- a CDS encoding transketolase family protein — encoded protein: MKRTREGFGHGLLDLGQRRQDVVVLVGDLSGSTNVSFFAEKFPDRFIQVGVAEQNMMCVAAGLAAAGKIPFLATYGAFASCRSADQMRVTVAYTDLPVKIGGAHGGISVGPDGATHQAMEEIAIVRSIPNMKMIVPCDYWETRKATVAAADDPHPNYIRFGREPVPVVTGPETPFVIGKANLVRDGGDLAIIACGVMVYEALVAAQELEARGVRARVLNMHTIKPIDAEAVVRAARECGAIVTAEEHQVHGGLGGAVAEAVVQSHPVPMELVAVHDRFGRSGKQEELMAAFGIKAPDVVRAAERALARKRAR
- a CDS encoding DUF1028 domain-containing protein, with the translated sequence MLGERRLCPGPLIARAGCFLVSVAVAFPAAAAGPFAVAGPLSAAGPVPAGSSPGYAGERSSVSAPAAFAILALDSLRQEWGAAVVSRWISVGARSLSARAGAGVWVGLELPDPRRAALALERMAGGLTARAALDSLLAGDARRGERQAALLDRSGGAAAFTGDLCPAWAGERTGRGYVCQGVGLRDGGALMTMGRAFETAGGTLGERLLAAVEAAESIAPLREDGESAAVLIVREGGGPNGWSDRMVDLRVDDAPDAVQELKRIYAAHAATFLPAAYARFGDEAKRRGDSISAEREYSRAEAGFRAAVARSPKNPDALNELAWFLATHDRGLEDALRFAKAAVLVRPDDPNLYDTLAETEYRSGSLNRAIEAMTRAVKRSGGAMRYTDRLRRWERERSALEGKSPPDSGGGRAR
- the secG gene encoding preprotein translocase subunit SecG: MSGFVVGFIATIHIVVCLALMASILLQSGKGGGLAGAFGAGSSQTLFGGRGAATFLSRATTTLAVIFFLTSLTLGIQASRSAGGGRSLIQEEARRRGQQRAATEGAGAPTAGAPTPGGPAAPATGAPVTGTGASNPSPTPEAPPAPTPGAPAGGGAPAAGGP